From Coregonus clupeaformis isolate EN_2021a chromosome 2, ASM2061545v1, whole genome shotgun sequence:
CCTGCGGACAGCTGACCTCCTGACCTTTTAACCCACGACCCCTGAACGACACAGTTTTCTCTGTGGGAAATGTGGAAGAGACACAATTTGTATTAAAGTAATCTGTATTGAAAGTAAGCTACACACAACACTAGGTACTCTTTGTGACATCAGATGTTGGTCTTCCACGACGGTTTATGTACAGAATGCATGCATGCAGCTACTGCTGTCTCAACATACCGTGTTTTCGGTCTTTGATGGTGGCTGTAAAGAACTGGGACACCTCTGCTGGCCCGTCGTGCTCTATCTCACAGGGTAGCAGGTGAACAGGGTGGCGTTCTGCCTGGCTCACCGAGTCCAGCTGTAACGTGGTCACACTGCAATTGGATGACATCCTGAAAGCTAGGGGCAAAATGTCAGAAAAAAGGATATGCCCATATTCACTATTATAGATGACAATACATTCCCTTTATGGGCCCATCACACGTTGTTCCTGTGTTTATATTTCGCGGCTGTTACttcccacttcctctctcttgCAACGTCATTTGAGTAGTCGGGATTTAGCGCAAAGACACACCTTGCTTAGAACAGaaggcaagttagctggctatgTCACTGATCTTCCTTTCTAGTATACCCCTCTGCGGATTTCAGTTTtaaggaaaatgtatgca
This genomic window contains:
- the rnaseh2c gene encoding ribonuclease H2 subunit C, whose amino-acid sequence is MSSNCSVTTLQLDSVSQAERHPVHLLPCEIEHDGPAEVSQFFTATIKDRKHEKTVSFRGRGLKGQEVSCPQGYTGLVLREVNKPGSDQEDRTVKVSSVFHNVTYWNLETPPNSDDGIIMAMAWPDLAEAIHGPVDD